Within Kineothrix sp. MB12-C1, the genomic segment ATCGTGGATATCGGCGGCGGAACTTCGGATATTGCTGTTATTTCGTTGGGGGGTACGGTAGTGAGTGCATCCATCAAGATAGCAGGAGATGACTTTGATGAAGCCATCGTGCGTTATATGAGGAAGAAACATAATCTGCTGATCGGTGAAAGAACAGCGGAAGATTTGAAAATAAAGATAGGCTCTGCATACAAACGTTCTGAAGTGGATTATATGGATGTAAGGGGACGTAACTTGGTGACAGGCCTTCCGAGAACGGTGCAAGTATCCTCAGAAGAGACAGAAGAGGCACTTCGCGAAACGACGGCGCAGATTGTGGAAACCATTCATAGTGTGCTTGAGAAGACGCCGCCGGAGCTTGCAGCGGATATCGCTGATAGAGGAATTGTTCTTACAGGCGGAGGCAGTTTGCTTCGCGGTCTGGAGGATTTAATTGCATCTAAGACAGGTATTAATACGATGACGGCTGAGGATCCGCTGACAGCAGTTGCTATCGGGACAGGAAAATATGTAGAATTTCTAGCGGGATATAAGGAAGATTAAGGTAACAGTGAGGGTACTGAACGATTACAGATTAAGGGAAGCGTAAAATACTGAGGGTTGATAAAGGAGTAGTTGAATGCTTAAGGGTCTATACACTGCCTATACAGGTATGGTAAATGAACAAAGAAGAATGGACGTCCTTACGAACAATCTGGCCAATGCCAATACGAATGGCTATAAGAAAGAGGGAGCGACAAGTCAGGCTTTTGATGATGTGCTCGCTTTCAAGATTAAGGATATGTCAGAAGGGCGCGGGAGTGCGAGAGCACTCGGCATAAACAACTTGGGGGTAAAGATTGGGGAAGGTTACACGGATTATTCTCAAGGACCGGTGAAGGGAACAGAAAATCCTTTTGATTTGGCATTATCGGGTGAAGGCTTTTTTGAAGTACAGTATATGAATAGAGAGGGCGAGACCTCTACGAAATATACGAGAGATGGAAGCTTTACCATGAATGCACAGGGCTATCTCGTAACCCATGACGGAGATTTTGTCATCAATACTACGGGAGCGCGGATTCGGTTGGATCCTGAACTCGATTTCAGAGTGGATACATCGGGCAATATTATGCAAGGAGATGAGAATTCTCCTGTGACTACAATACGAATTCGAGATTTTGTAGATTATGATTATTTGGAGAAATTCGGTGAGAACTATTATCAGACAGTGGATGGCTATCGGTTTCAAGATGCCACAGCCAAGGTAAATCAGGGATATCTGGAGACCTCCAATATTTCGGTAGTTACAGAGATGACGAATATGATAAATGTATCGAGAGCTTATGAAACGAATCAGAAGGTGATTCAGACTTACGATAGCAGCCTGGAAATTGCTGTTAACCAGCTTGGAAAGCTGTAGGAGGATAAGAGATGATTAGAAGTTTATGGTCAGCAGCAACCGGAATGAATGCACAGCAGACGAATGTGGACACTATTGCCAATAATCTGGCGAATGTGAATACAGTAGGTTATAAATCACAGGTTGCACAGTTTAAAACATTGCTATACCAGACATTACAGACTAAGACGACTACGGCTAATGGAGATCCGAAGCCGGTAACTTCTCAAGTAGGGCTAGGTGTGCGTAACGCTTCTATTAATCAGATATTTACACAAGGAAGTCTGATTGCTTCGGAGAGTAATACCTCATTTGCGATTGAAGGCGAAGGATATTTCGCAGTTAGAAATGAAAATGATGAAATTAATTATACACGTAACGGTGATTTTACATGGGCGTTAGGGGCAGGAAATACAATTATGCTCACGACAACAGATGGCAATCCTGTTTTGGATGCTCAGGGAAGAAGTATTCTTCTGTCCAGTGGATTCATGACGAATCGAATTGCCATTAGTTCAGACGGAACGCTCAGTTATCCCGATGAGAATAATAATTTACAGTCTCTCAATATTACAATTGGTACCTATCAGTTCCGTAATCCGGCAGGATTAGAAAGACAGGGAGATTCTCTTTGGGCGGTGACCGGTGCGAGCGGAGCTGCAATCAATGAATCTACGGCGGTAGGCGTTACGAGGAGTAAAGTAGTACAAGGGTATCTGGAAGGATCTAATGTAAAGGTTGCGGATGAGATGGTGAATCTTATCGTTGCACAGAGAGCTTATGAAATGAATTCCAAAGCGATTACGACATCCGATGAGATGCTGCAGCAAGCGAATAACCTGAAGCGTTAGTGAAGCTACGAGGATAAGGAACAGTTAAGGTAACTAATCAGTTACGAACGAAGGGGGTACATAATATGGATATTGGAAGTGGTGTTTCTTCTGCATATACGAGTTATTTGTCATCTCAAGCATCCTCTAAGCTGAATAGCCGCATCAAGACGAAAGATTATTCTCAGTCTTCAGAAGATGAACTGTTAGCAGCATGTAAAGAGTTCGAGTCATATTTTATGGAACAGATTTACAAAGAAATGCAGAAAACAGTGGATGTATTCAAGGAGGATAAGACAAGCCCGAACGATACATTGGTAGACTTTTTCAAGGATGGTGCGATACAAGATTTGGCGAGCACATCGACTGAAAATGAAGGGCTTGGTCTGGCACAGATGCTCTATGAGCAGATGAAAAGAAATTATAATTTGTAAGATGATTATTGAATGACGAGGCTGCTTAAAAAAGCAGCCTTTTTGTATATTAAAAATATGTTTTTAAGATAATAATCGCATGTTTTTACGCAAAATTGAAAGGGAATAGATGGATGGAAAGCGTAAAGGGATATGTAGAGCATATTATATATCGGAATGGCGAAAATGGCTATACGGTTATGAATATGATGAGCGGGCGGGAAGAAATTATCTGTGTCGGTGTGTTTCGAACCATTGATGAAGGTGAGACGCTTGAAGTGAAAGGCAATTATGTGGATCATCCTGTATATGGCAAACAACTTAAAGTGGATGATTATCATATCACTGCCCCCGATGATGTAGTGAGTATGGAAAGATATCTT encodes:
- a CDS encoding rod shape-determining protein codes for the protein MQYTDIGIDLGTASILVYIRGKGVVLKEPSVVAFDRDTDKIRAIGEDARLMLGRTPGNIVAVRPLRQGVISDYRVTEKMMKYFIQKALGKKTFRKPRIAVCVPSGVTEVEKKAVEDATYQAGAREVSIIEEPIAAAIGAGIDISKPCGNMIVDIGGGTSDIAVISLGGTVVSASIKIAGDDFDEAIVRYMRKKHNLLIGERTAEDLKIKIGSAYKRSEVDYMDVRGRNLVTGLPRTVQVSSEETEEALRETTAQIVETIHSVLEKTPPELAADIADRGIVLTGGGSLLRGLEDLIASKTGINTMTAEDPLTAVAIGTGKYVEFLAGYKED
- a CDS encoding flagellar hook-basal body protein, with translation MLKGLYTAYTGMVNEQRRMDVLTNNLANANTNGYKKEGATSQAFDDVLAFKIKDMSEGRGSARALGINNLGVKIGEGYTDYSQGPVKGTENPFDLALSGEGFFEVQYMNREGETSTKYTRDGSFTMNAQGYLVTHDGDFVINTTGARIRLDPELDFRVDTSGNIMQGDENSPVTTIRIRDFVDYDYLEKFGENYYQTVDGYRFQDATAKVNQGYLETSNISVVTEMTNMINVSRAYETNQKVIQTYDSSLEIAVNQLGKL
- a CDS encoding rod-binding protein, producing the protein MDIGSGVSSAYTSYLSSQASSKLNSRIKTKDYSQSSEDELLAACKEFESYFMEQIYKEMQKTVDVFKEDKTSPNDTLVDFFKDGAIQDLASTSTENEGLGLAQMLYEQMKRNYNL
- a CDS encoding flagellar hook-basal body protein, which translates into the protein MIRSLWSAATGMNAQQTNVDTIANNLANVNTVGYKSQVAQFKTLLYQTLQTKTTTANGDPKPVTSQVGLGVRNASINQIFTQGSLIASESNTSFAIEGEGYFAVRNENDEINYTRNGDFTWALGAGNTIMLTTTDGNPVLDAQGRSILLSSGFMTNRIAISSDGTLSYPDENNNLQSLNITIGTYQFRNPAGLERQGDSLWAVTGASGAAINESTAVGVTRSKVVQGYLEGSNVKVADEMVNLIVAQRAYEMNSKAITTSDEMLQQANNLKR